The Treponema phagedenis DNA segment CATTCAGTATTTCGTAATCGCATTCAAGAGTTTTGAAACAATTATCTTGATAAATGGCGATTTGATTATTGTTAATTTTAGATACCGAAATTGTGTCATTTATTTTAAGATTCACATCTTACCTCCAATATGAATAGTTAATTTGTGGCATTTAAGATTTAATTTTTATTAATTAGATCTCAGTGTGTGAGAACAAGAATCAACGCTTGATTGATTATAGTTAACATTTTTTTCGCTGTTCACTTTTATTTTCATTCCCGCATACCTCCTTTATTAAATTACAAGTATTATTTTAAATAATAGTATCTACATTTGTTTTTATTAATCTTAAATGCCACATTTATATTTGGTTAAATGAAAGATACTATCATTTAATTATAGATTATAGCACATTTTGCTCCTGATAGCAATAATTATTATCATTTACTAAGTTTTATTAATTAATCTCTCTTCACGAATATTAGTTATAATCCTGATTTTTATCTGCAATTTGCTATTTATCCCAATAATATCTATTCTTCTCTAATTTGAAAACTATCAACTGATAGAAAAGCACACTCATCTAAGGGTTATGAAGTCTGGGCAATAAAACACAATATCAAAACAATGGCTAATTCAATAATAAAACTTAGAGAGCAAGGCATTGATTCAATTACCCAACTAGATGATCTAATCAAAAAATCTTCCGATGATAGACAAGACTTGTTAGATAATATAAAGGCAGTCCGAAGACTGCCGACATTTATCTCTCTGTACCTTTGCTATGGTCTTTCTTATTAGACTTAGTTTTGTCATCTATACTTAAAGCTTTTTATTTTACCAGTCCCTTGATCAACATTTTCTTCAGCTTCATCAAATCCTAATACTAATTTCGCATAATCCCTAACTTGGTCTTCTGTACTTAAAGTCATTTACTATTCCTCGTCACTAAAATTATCTTCAAAACTAATGATATCATTAGGAGTGCAATCTAATGCATTACATATTTTTTCTAAATTCTTAAATGTAACTAGTTTATCTTTGCCCATTTGTGCCATGACATTTGTTGTAAGTCCTGCCATGGCTATTACATCTGTTTTTTTTTATCCTTTTTTTGCTAGTTGTATCCATAGTGGTTTATAGTTAAGTGCCATAATATCCCTCTTTTTCTCTTTATTAGATTTATTTAATTATAGCATAAATATTGATTTCATTCAATCTTACATTGATTTAGTGTTTTGTTTTAGAGAATTTGTTGTGTTATTCCGTCCTTATTTTGCCATAAATTGCTTGATTCCCTGCGATTTTGCACACGGATTGTCATGGCCATATCCTTCCATTAAGTTAATAACACCCCATGCTCCAAGTCCTGCTCCTACTGCCATTACCAAAATCTTTAATACATTAACTGCCTGTGTAAAAAATTCCATAATTTATTCCTCCTCGTTTTCTTCTTTTTTTTCAATCTTGTTATATGACTTCACTACAAAGTTTTTGTAAGTCTTTCCCTCTTTTTCACGCTTCTTAAAGTAGCCAAAGATATGAATCAAATCGCCTTTTTCAAAGTCCTTTGCCTTCTCTGATTTTTCTCCATAGGCTGCACAGTTGATATACTCCAGGACACCCTTTAGGGTGTATAAATGCGCCCTTATAAACAAGGGACTATTCCTCTATGTCCATTTCTTCCTCTTGGTTTCTGTATTTTTATATGCTCTTTTTTCTCGCTTTTCTATGATTTTTAGGATTTTTTGATTGATTGCTTCTTTGATATTTGGAAATGTGATGAGCTGATAAAATTCATCTTTGGTAAAGTCTTTGCTTTCGGTAAAGATACTTTCAAAGACTGCTCCTTTTTGATAAAGGCGTCTATCTCTCTTTTTTCGTTCTTCCTGTTTCTGCTGAATAATGAGCTTTTTTCTTTTGTTTTGTAACTGCTTGATTTCTTCTTCTGCCATTAAAATTTTTTCATCTATATTTTTCATTTTCTTTGTCCTTTCTTTTTAATTATGAGCAACAAAAAAGAGATAACATTTCTGCTATCTCAACAATAAACTTCTGTCTGTACTACATAAAAATATGCTTTTAGGTTTTATATGTTTTGTAAATTAAATATCCATTTAAGCCATGAATAAACTGAACTGGAACGTCTAACTATCTGCCCCTCATTACACACATTATTTTCTCTCATAATATTTTGAATTTCTTCTTTTGTAGGTAACTCTCCACTATTATAAACTTTTATAAATAGCTTATTAAATATTTCATGTTCTAAAATCAAACTGACCAACTTTAATTGGCGTTCTTTATATCTAAGTTTTACTGTATCTTTTCCTAATTTGGATAATGAAACTTTTTTTACTATCTTTTCTTCGTCTTCAACATCTTTCTTTTCAAACAATCCAAGATACTTACCAGCATTGTAATAATAATCTGACTGTCTTAAATCAAATTCCATAGTTTCAGCAATTTCTTCTGTGGTTTTATTTTCTTCAAATAAAATCTCCATTAGTGATATAATTCTTTCAAAAGAATTAGCCTGTATAAAAGGAATATTAGTATTATTTTGATTATCATCATAAATAACTTTTACATCCGAATACACATCATAAAGTTCATTTAAAGCAATGTCTGTATCTTGTAAAGAATAATTTTTAGATTTAACCAATCTTATTGATGAATAGTTGTCTTTATCTTCAAACACATATTCAAATAGTCTATATATCTGATTTGAATAAATAGAAAAAACGAGTCTAATAGGCTTGACAACTTTACTTGCCCACAATCTATACGGATAATAAAGCTGTCTGATGTGAAAATCCGGATGAACAACATTTTTTGCTTCTAAAATAACAACGGAATTATTATTTTCCATTCCTCCATCAATTTCACATTGTGCATTTTTTACGTCAACTTTAAAAGAACTCCCTCTATGTCTATCTACACGAAAACTGAAAATTCCTGTTCCCATTCTTCCATTAAATGTGGCAACATTATCATCTTCATCTAAAAAATCATCTAATATTTTTGAAAGCATTAAAACATTAATCGCATTCGCCTCCGATGATATATTACCAATATCAATAGTTTCATATTCTGGAATTTCAACTTTTTGCATTTCTGTTATATGTTCCCCTAATTCAGGAATTGGTTCATACAACTTAAAATCACTTAAAACATATCCGTTTCTACTAATTGACAAAATATTAATATTGTGCTTTTTGAAAATACTGGGCAAATTTTCAGAACTGTCCCACTTCGCCATTAATCGTGGTTCCTTAAATTTTTTTATTTGATTGGCAGTAATGAAAAACGCACCCTCGCTCTGAATTTTATTGAGAATATCATATTTTTCAAAAAGTTTACTCCAAGCTTCATTCACATTCATTTTAATCATAGTTCCTTACTAATACTTCATTTATTTCTCCACGTTTATTACCATTACTATTTATTGAACGCTTTGCTTTTACAGTAATAATTTCATAATCTTTATACAATTCTCTAATGAAAGGGTGATCTGAATTTGATAATAAAAATTTTACTCCTTTAGAGTTTAATTTATCGCACTCTTCTTTAAGTTCAATTTGTTGTTTCGTATCAAATCCATTTTCTGTATAACCTGTAAAAGAAGATGAGGATGAAATCGGCATGTATGGTGGATCAAAATATACAAATGCACCTTTCCTTAAATTTTTTAAGGAGTTTTTATAATCTCCATTCATTATCTTTATATTGTTTTCATTAAAATACTTCGACATAGCTAATACAACGGGCATATTAACTATATTAGGATTTTTGTATTTACCATAAGGAGAATTAAATTGCCCTGCTTGATTTACTCTAAATAAACCATTGTAACACGTTTTGTTCAAATAAATAATTCTTGCAGCTTTCTCAATGTCATTTATTTCCCCATATTTTTCATTTCTGTCTAATGCCCTAACTTCATAAAAATATTCCTCTGAATTAAGTCGCTCATGATTTTCTAAAGCTAAAATTAATTCATTAGGTTTCTCTTTAATTACTTTATAAATATTTATAAGCTCACTATTAAAATCATTTATAATTGCCTTTTTAGGCTGAATATCAAATATGACCGCTCCTCCACCTACAAAAGGCTCAACATAAGTAGAAAATGTCTTTGGAATAAGCGGAACTATATCACTTAATAATTGTCTTTTGCCACCAACCCACTTTACTACAGGAGCAAGAACAATATTCTTTTTTCTTGAATTTTTAGTCATAGTCCTATCCACCTTATCTTTTATCACTTGCACAGAACTGAAATACATCATTGGGGGTACATTCTAAAGCTTCGCATATACGGCTAATATTCGCCATTGAAACATATTTATTGTTGCCCATATTAGCAACACAATTCTCTGAAATGTTTGCTATCTCAATCAAGTCTTTTTTCTTCATTTTTTTATCTTCTAAAATCTTCCAAAGCGGTTGATAAGATACATTCATTTTATACCTCCAAATATGACTTATTATAACAAAAAACTTGCAAAATCGCAAGTTTTAAGTATATCTCAAATGATTACTTCCATAAAAATTATATACATTATTCTTCACTCTGTGGTAATAGGCAAATTCTACATCCTCTATCATTATTTTTTCCAATTCTCTTTTCATAAATATTCTCCTTTGTTATATTCTTCCCAAGTCGGGACATTTGATGTTTTCGCCTGCTTGCTTTTGCCCTGATCTTTATAAAACCAAGAAAGGATCGTCGCTTTATGGTCTTTATAGCTCTTTCCGCTACTCTTGATATATGCAGATAAGCGTTCAATGTAATTATCAAGCTGTGCATTTAGTTTGATTTGTAAATCAGAAATATCTTCATCAGTTAAAAATACATTTTGAAATGTTCCAAGTCCGTTTTTACAAAAACTATATTCTCTCTTACTATACTTACTCTTATTATTCTCTATATAGTTAGAGTCAACATTTTTAACTTCCTGAAGTTCATTTTCTTTACTTCTGAGGTCAACATCTTTTACTTCTGAAGTAAAGTTTTTTGACTTCTGAAAGCCATTTCCTTTTGCTTGAAATACACTCATAAAGTCTTTTACATAAATGATATTAGGTTTTCCAAGTCCAAGCCTTACTCTTTCAATCAGTCCGATTCCTTTTTTATTGTCTAACTCATCCAATGTTTTTATGGCTGTCGGCTTTGAGATATTTCTTCTTCTCATAATTTCTTCAACGGTAAAATAGATAAATACTCTATTTTCTTTGTCTATCCAGTTATTCTTAAAAGATATTTCCGTTCGTTTTAGAAGCATGGAATAAAGGATAATTGCCTCTGCTGACAACCCCTTAAATTCTTCTCCATCAACTAATATCTCCGGTACTTTAAGAAAATTAAATCTCTCTGCTTCTCTGTTATAGAAATAGTCAAAGTCCATCGCTTCACCTCCTCTCTTAAAATTTGCAAAGAAAAAGACGATAGTTTTTCTATCGCCTTTGGTTACCATTTTGATGAAATTTTTTAAATCATAAGAATAGAATCTGTTAAGCCACTTTTTGAGCAATCATCACACCAATCGGTGCAAGACCTCCATGTGCCAATTTCATTTCAACTACTGAAAATCCATATTCTTTAATAAAATCTTCAAATTGATTTTTATTCCATTCTTGATACATCTTAAATCCTAAAATAGACATCAAACTTTTTATCATTTTTCTTTGTTTTCCCTCTTTCCATAGAAAAGTGGGGGCGCACAAAGTCCCATTAGGTTTTAACACCCTATATATTTCTTTCATCGCCTCATCCGGTTTAGGCATAATATGAAGTGCATTAGCAATTAACACACAATCAAATTTTTCATGCGAATAGGATAATGCTACTGCATCGGCTGTTTCAAATGTAAGATTTTCGTATTCTCCATGCTTTCTTGCTTCCAAAATCATTCGTTTCAATATAATTTTTTAGAACTTTTTTTCGTCCTCCATCGCCATCTTCATTAAAGACATAATGCTTGTAAAACTGCTTAAAATGCAGGATTTTTATGATTTCACTCTTTGTATCAACGCTATGCACTCCACATGGCTTGATTGCTCCAGATTGATGTCAGATTTTTGCGGTCGTTCGCGGGAATTTATCAAAGCGTGTTTTTCCCGTAAAATACACCGATTTTTACCCTTGTGCGTTCTCGGAAACAGGTCAAAGGCCTTACTCCTACCTATAATATGCAAATCCACAGATTTGCCGACCGCTTCAAGACTTCGCTCCGAGGGAACAAGTCTGAAATCCCATCGCCTCAACTCTAATCTTCCGTTCCCGAATGTTCAGAATGGAAGTGCTGCTCGCTTTAAAAAAGTATCATCATCTGATACAGATACAGTTTGCAAGTCAAAGAAAGGATTCGCATGATAAAATTTTCCAGTTCCGTCCTGCATAGACTTAATCATTGCTATCTGAGGATCGGCTGTAGAAGTATCCTTGATATATTTCCTATACTTTACTATGTTATCTTTTCCTACCGTATCTTCGGCTGTTGCAACATATCTACCTACAGCAGTTTTATAATCATCCGCTGAAGTGATAAGTATCGATGTAAAAGGACAATCCGCTGCTTTTATTTCACCTTCATTATTTCTTAGGAGAAGTACATAAATCTCATTGGGCATTGCATCGAAATGTTGTTGTGAAACAATATATGGTAATGAGAAGGATGATAGCTCGCTATCCTTCATATACTGCTGATAAACTTTGATGCCATCATGATAACGTCCCGAAACATGGAGGTCATTCTTAAACTCCGCAGAAAAAAACGTAAGAAATTCTATATAGCTATCCTCCGTGAATTTTATCGCTTGCTGCATCTTATCTTTAAGATCGGCCTTTTCATGCTGCTCACCGTTTCTGAGAAAAGCTCCCATGTTCATCTTGTTCTCGCAGCCAAACAATCCTATCGAAATCTGATTATTTATAAAGGCTGTATGCTTCACACGATTACATACAGCATCAATATACTTGAATTCATCATCGCTATCAGTCTTTGAAAACCATGCTGATGTAAGCGGAAATTCTCCAGAGTACGTTTGCTGTTGAAATCTATCCTTCATTGCCGGGAAGTCTGTTTTGTCTACTTTCTTCCCTTTATTAGCCAACAATCCAGCGTTTGCAATTTGTCCGATACTATCAAAACTATTTCTAAGATACTGATAAAAATCCCGTATTAGTTTCTGTATCAAGAAAAAACCATCGACATCATTGCCTGCGATATCTATTAAAAAGTCTGGTAGATCCGCATCAGTTATAGCAACGCTCTTGTGGTTTATTATTCTCTCTGATATTTCCTCGTTGTTCTTATGTGCATCTTCAGTCATTTTTGCAGAAATCGCTGTGATGGTGTCCAGACAATACTGTGCTACCCTTATATTTGCATTCGTATTTTCAATAAATTGCCAAGCCGTATAAACTTTGTGCTCAGCAAGTTCTTTTTTTAACACATCAAAATCCATTGTCAGACATCCTCTCACTCAATCCGCTTCAACAGTTCCTTTGGCGACAGTTTCCAGAGCCCTCTCTCTTGCCGGAGTAAGTCTACCGTGCCATGATTGATGATATAATCCTGAGCCTCCTGCTGCGATAATCCTTCCGTGCTCATAAGATAAGACTCCAGTTCGCGGCATGGGTAATTAATCGTTCTCTCAATTCTGATCTGTTCCTGAGCTTCATTTTCTCTAAGGCCATAGTACTTCTGGAGAAGACGAACTATTTCAGCGTCTTTTGTTTTAGATTCATAAAGTGCCGCCGTTAAAATCGATATCCCAGCTTCTCGCTCCTGCTGCGCTGTCTCATCGTCATGCCTCAAAACCGCTTCTCGCGTAGTGTCGAGCAAAAAGTATCCAGCACCTGCCAGAAAATCCGTAAAATTTCGTCCCATATATGCTCACCCGCTTTCTTTATTCATCAGCTTGTTTACTGTATGACTG contains these protein-coding regions:
- a CDS encoding Maff2 family mobile element protein, with translation MEFFTQAVNVLKILVMAVGAGLGAWGVINLMEGYGHDNPCAKSQGIKQFMAK
- a CDS encoding DUF3847 domain-containing protein, with protein sequence MKNIDEKILMAEEEIKQLQNKRKKLIIQQKQEERKKRDRRLYQKGAVFESIFTESKDFTKDEFYQLITFPNIKEAINQKILKIIEKREKRAYKNTETKRKKWT
- a CDS encoding type II restriction enzyme — protein: MIKMNVNEAWSKLFEKYDILNKIQSEGAFFITANQIKKFKEPRLMAKWDSSENLPSIFKKHNINILSISRNGYVLSDFKLYEPIPELGEHITEMQKVEIPEYETIDIGNISSEANAINVLMLSKILDDFLDEDDNVATFNGRMGTGIFSFRVDRHRGSSFKVDVKNAQCEIDGGMENNNSVVILEAKNVVHPDFHIRQLYYPYRLWASKVVKPIRLVFSIYSNQIYRLFEYVFEDKDNYSSIRLVKSKNYSLQDTDIALNELYDVYSDVKVIYDDNQNNTNIPFIQANSFERIISLMEILFEENKTTEEIAETMEFDLRQSDYYYNAGKYLGLFEKKDVEDEEKIVKKVSLSKLGKDTVKLRYKERQLKLVSLILEHEIFNKLFIKVYNSGELPTKEEIQNIMRENNVCNEGQIVRRSSSVYSWLKWIFNLQNI
- a CDS encoding DNA adenine methylase; this encodes MTKNSRKKNIVLAPVVKWVGGKRQLLSDIVPLIPKTFSTYVEPFVGGGAVIFDIQPKKAIINDFNSELINIYKVIKEKPNELILALENHERLNSEEYFYEVRALDRNEKYGEINDIEKAARIIYLNKTCYNGLFRVNQAGQFNSPYGKYKNPNIVNMPVVLAMSKYFNENNIKIMNGDYKNSLKNLRKGAFVYFDPPYMPISSSSSFTGYTENGFDTKQQIELKEECDKLNSKGVKFLLSNSDHPFIRELYKDYEIITVKAKRSINSNGNKRGEINEVLVRNYD
- a CDS encoding helix-turn-helix domain-containing protein, producing the protein MNVSYQPLWKILEDKKMKKKDLIEIANISENCVANMGNNKYVSMANISRICEALECTPNDVFQFCASDKR
- a CDS encoding replication initiator protein A, with the translated sequence MDFDYFYNREAERFNFLKVPEILVDGEEFKGLSAEAIILYSMLLKRTEISFKNNWIDKENRVFIYFTVEEIMRRRNISKPTAIKTLDELDNKKGIGLIERVRLGLGKPNIIYVKDFMSVFQAKGNGFQKSKNFTSEVKDVDLRSKENELQEVKNVDSNYIENNKSKYSKREYSFCKNGLGTFQNVFLTDEDISDLQIKLNAQLDNYIERLSAYIKSSGKSYKDHKATILSWFYKDQGKSKQAKTSNVPTWEEYNKGEYL